Proteins encoded by one window of Pseudomonas sp. PSKL.D1:
- a CDS encoding DUF4136 domain-containing protein, which produces MLRRLALLSFALLLAACSSNNVQQDFDASRDFAAYRSWAWQEPGLQYRPDDPRIKSDLTEQRIRQAVADQLDQRGLRPAQGNVKPDVRVRSYLIVEQRQQQITTNYGGGWGGYWGGYWGGPMYNETRSVDYKVATIQVDLFDGRDGKLVWRGSAEQIMNNYPPSPEERNSAIQKTVAQVLGNYPPGRAK; this is translated from the coding sequence ATGTTGCGTCGCCTCGCTCTACTGTCATTTGCGTTGCTGCTCGCAGCCTGCTCCAGCAACAACGTGCAACAAGATTTCGACGCCAGCCGCGATTTTGCCGCCTACCGCAGCTGGGCGTGGCAGGAGCCAGGCCTGCAGTACCGCCCCGACGACCCTCGCATCAAGAGCGACCTGACCGAACAACGCATCCGCCAGGCCGTGGCCGACCAGCTTGATCAGCGCGGCCTGCGCCCGGCCCAAGGCAATGTGAAGCCCGACGTTCGCGTACGTTCCTACCTGATCGTCGAGCAGCGCCAGCAACAGATCACCACCAATTACGGGGGCGGTTGGGGTGGTTACTGGGGCGGCTATTGGGGCGGGCCGATGTACAACGAGACCCGCAGCGTGGACTACAAGGTGGCCACCATCCAGGTCGACCTGTTCGATGGGCGTGACGGCAAGCTGGTGTGGCGCGGTAGCGCCGAGCAAATCATGAACAATTACCCGCCCAGCCCTGAAGAGCGCAATAGCGCCATCCAGAAGACCGTGGCTCAGGTACTGGGCAACTACCCGCCTGGCAGAGCCAAATAA
- a CDS encoding A24 family peptidase — translation MQSIVLLMWLALCAEQDIRERQIANVLTLGPALGALVWLFATGHSWIGADASDAGWALAIVMLLTLPGYMLGRFGADDVKLMGALALATSPQYVLGTFIGAGVSVVLWLMTRRRLWTLLNPKIKKRLQTLTEQMGDKQAFVPYVLAGFLLTAVWIQ, via the coding sequence ATGCAAAGCATTGTTCTTCTGATGTGGCTTGCCTTGTGCGCTGAACAGGATATCCGTGAACGCCAGATCGCCAACGTGCTGACCTTGGGCCCCGCCCTGGGTGCACTGGTATGGCTGTTTGCCACGGGCCACAGCTGGATTGGGGCCGATGCCAGTGATGCCGGATGGGCGCTGGCCATCGTCATGCTGCTGACCCTGCCAGGCTACATGCTGGGCCGCTTCGGCGCCGATGACGTGAAGCTGATGGGCGCCCTGGCCTTGGCGACCAGCCCGCAATATGTGCTCGGCACGTTCATTGGTGCGGGCGTCAGCGTAGTGCTGTGGCTGATGACACGCAGGCGGCTCTGGACGCTGCTAAACCCCAAGATAAAGAAGCGGTTACAAACCCTGACCGAGCAAATGGGCGACAAGCAGGCCTTCGTCCCCTACGTGCTGGCCGGCTTTTTATTGACCGCCGTATGGATCCAATAA
- a CDS encoding response regulator transcription factor, whose product MNKSSGEVKILVVDDQPVIVEQLCEYLESQGHPCIGAFSTDQAIECYVADEAIGLVLCDLHMPERDGIELVRALKEIAGRKRMFEAIMLTGRADKQDVIRALREGFADYYQKPMDLDELLEGVRRQEQVLLERKANFRDLGNLNQRLQDLAGCIDELYQDLEKARGHGVHRRSTDVEEPEVDLPAAFEKLSPRQLEVARLVSKGKTNYQIACELGITENTVKLYVSQVLRLTHMHNRTQLALALTPSSSPVHQRFTTH is encoded by the coding sequence GTGAACAAGTCTTCGGGTGAGGTGAAAATCCTGGTGGTCGACGACCAGCCAGTGATTGTCGAGCAGTTGTGCGAGTATCTCGAAAGCCAGGGCCATCCTTGCATTGGCGCCTTTTCCACCGATCAGGCCATTGAATGCTACGTCGCCGACGAGGCGATCGGGCTGGTGCTGTGCGACTTGCACATGCCCGAGCGTGACGGCATCGAGCTGGTACGCGCACTCAAGGAAATTGCCGGGCGCAAGCGCATGTTCGAAGCCATCATGTTGACCGGCCGAGCCGACAAGCAGGATGTGATCCGCGCCCTGCGCGAAGGTTTCGCCGACTATTACCAAAAACCGATGGATCTGGACGAACTGCTCGAGGGCGTGCGCAGGCAGGAGCAGGTTCTGCTGGAGCGCAAGGCCAACTTCCGTGATTTGGGCAACCTCAACCAGCGCTTGCAGGATTTGGCCGGTTGCATCGATGAGCTTTACCAGGACCTGGAGAAAGCACGCGGCCACGGTGTGCATCGCCGGTCAACTGATGTGGAAGAGCCGGAAGTCGACCTGCCCGCCGCATTCGAAAAACTTTCCCCTCGCCAGCTGGAAGTCGCCCGCCTGGTGAGCAAGGGCAAGACCAACTACCAGATTGCCTGCGAGCTGGGGATCACCGAGAACACTGTGAAACTGTATGTTTCGCAAGTGCTGCGGCTTACGCACATGCACAACCGGACCCAACTGGCACTGGCGTTGACGCCCAGCTCATCGCCGGTACATCAGCGGTTTACCACCCACTAA
- a CDS encoding ShlB/FhaC/HecB family hemolysin secretion/activation protein, translating into MRPLVVPLLMLCWAGPARAEPLPVFLDNHEYERRLPAADLPVDAYRPISPALQLSPAGPAVEALPLQTRLVLRKVRFEGGTVYPLSELREHYQALIGRQVTVAEMQQFTQRLTQRYQRDGYLLSHAYLPPQDFAEGRVHVVLVEGYIHDFRVDGDVGPVAAYLEQLMARLQDERPLTRTTLDRYIGLAQRIPGLAVQAEVAVSDPSDGAAHLTLHARRKPFDAGMTLGDGSRDDLQAVFNVSSNAHTRHGEQVSASLLVPPGDDHASYQRLDYSQYLDAQGSQLLLSAARYRSEPRTRVRLQHGMDIAQRLESERYSIGLAQPVIVAPDEWLTVAGRFYSVTEQTDDRQGGREYDTYVRALSFEGDWRKAESRRSRVVSAGVYQGLDYLGARSDTDYDMDFMRARVAGLQSDRYFERWQGLVSGALYWSDDHLPDSERAVFGGQSFGRGYPRDQAAGDKGWGVAYELNYNVHPVGPLQVVQPYVVLDAAQAWYNGGPFEDAHMSSLALGVRLGDGRALGASLELAKPMSDVALDSQSHEPRLNLSITYQLP; encoded by the coding sequence ACCCGTGTTTCTCGACAACCACGAGTACGAGCGGCGGCTGCCGGCCGCAGACTTGCCCGTCGATGCCTATCGCCCGATTAGCCCTGCTTTGCAGCTGTCGCCCGCTGGGCCAGCAGTTGAAGCCCTGCCGCTGCAAACGCGTCTGGTATTACGAAAGGTGCGCTTCGAAGGCGGAACGGTTTACCCGCTGAGTGAACTACGCGAGCACTATCAGGCCTTGATTGGCCGGCAAGTAACCGTGGCCGAAATGCAGCAATTTACCCAGCGCCTGACCCAGCGTTATCAGCGTGATGGTTATTTGCTGTCCCACGCCTATTTACCACCGCAGGACTTTGCCGAAGGCCGTGTTCATGTGGTGCTGGTGGAAGGCTACATCCATGATTTTCGGGTTGATGGCGACGTTGGGCCGGTTGCCGCCTACCTTGAACAGCTGATGGCCCGCTTGCAGGATGAGCGACCGCTCACCCGTACAACGCTCGACCGTTACATTGGCCTGGCCCAGCGTATACCGGGCCTTGCCGTGCAGGCTGAGGTTGCCGTCAGCGATCCATCGGATGGCGCGGCACACCTGACCCTGCATGCCCGGCGCAAGCCGTTTGATGCAGGCATGACCCTGGGTGACGGTAGCCGCGACGATCTGCAGGCAGTGTTCAACGTCTCCAGCAATGCCCACACCCGTCATGGCGAGCAGGTCAGCGCCAGCTTGCTGGTGCCACCCGGCGACGATCACGCCAGTTATCAACGCCTGGACTACAGCCAGTACCTGGACGCGCAGGGTAGCCAGTTGCTGTTGTCGGCAGCGCGCTACCGCAGCGAGCCACGCACGCGTGTTCGTTTGCAGCATGGCATGGACATCGCCCAGCGCCTGGAGAGCGAACGCTATTCAATCGGCCTGGCTCAGCCTGTCATCGTCGCGCCTGACGAGTGGCTGACCGTTGCCGGGCGCTTCTATTCGGTAACCGAGCAGACTGACGACCGGCAAGGCGGCCGGGAATACGACACCTACGTACGAGCGCTTTCCTTCGAGGGCGACTGGCGCAAGGCCGAGAGCCGGCGGTCGCGTGTTGTCAGTGCCGGGGTTTACCAGGGGCTGGATTACCTGGGCGCGCGCAGCGATACCGATTACGACATGGACTTCATGCGGGCGCGAGTTGCCGGGTTGCAGAGCGACCGTTACTTCGAGCGATGGCAGGGCTTGGTATCTGGGGCGCTGTACTGGAGCGACGATCACTTGCCCGACAGCGAACGGGCGGTTTTCGGCGGGCAGAGCTTCGGCCGCGGTTATCCCCGCGACCAGGCCGCGGGCGACAAGGGCTGGGGTGTGGCGTACGAGTTGAACTACAACGTGCACCCGGTTGGCCCGCTGCAGGTTGTGCAGCCGTATGTGGTGCTGGATGCCGCGCAGGCCTGGTACAACGGTGGGCCTTTCGAGGATGCCCACATGAGTTCACTGGCGTTAGGCGTGCGGCTTGGTGACGGGCGAGCGCTGGGGGCGTCGCTGGAGTTGGCCAAGCCGATGTCGGATGTGGCGCTGGACAGCCAGAGCCATGAGCCGCGGCTGAACCTGAGCATCACCTACCAATTGCCATGA